ATTAAAACAAAAATACCCAGAGCTGCTACTCGTGAATATTTTTTGCTAATTAAAAAAGCACCTAACACAATTTCAGTTAAACCTGATAAGTAAATTATCTCGATTTTATATTCTAAAAAATCTGGCACAAAAGGCAGAAAAAAATCTGGTTTAAAAAAATGTTGCAGACCTGCTACAACTATAAAAACTGCAAATAATATTCTAAGTCCAGTCCAAATTAAACTCCTAAGATTATTCATTTTATTCAATCCTTTTATTGACTTTTGTTATAGCGAATATAAACAATCTATACCACAAAATGAATGAACATTCATTTTTTAACTTTTATTTACAAATTGCTCCCTTCTGTAAATTTGTAATCTGAAAAATTACAGGATTCCTAATTGCAAATAAGGCTAACATAAAAACAAAAAAAAGGACTACAAACAGCAGTCCTCTCAATTCAATTATCGTATTTATTTTTACATAAAAAACTCAGGTTCTTTGCGTTCCGAGCAGTTGTTAAAAAGCTTTTCTCTTACCCCATCGATAAACTCATTATTAAAAACCCGAGCATTTGTAGGGCAAGCTTTTATGCAAGCACAACAACGAATACAATCTTTAGAATTAGTAAGAACCTTATCGGTCACATCAATAACATCAACCGGACATACATCGGCACAAATACCGCATAAATCGCAAAGTTCTTCGGTAGTTGTTGGAGCTATATCAGGCATTTGACCTTTTGTTTTGTAAGGAATATTCCCTGGAACATCACAAACTTCAAATCCCTTTGCTTGGCCATTTTTTATTTTAAGTAACAGCTCTTCTGCAAATTGCTTTGCCTTTAAAGCGTCAGCCTCATCAGGACGATTTTTAGCAATCGGCTTACTATCTGTAGAATAAGAATGTTCTCCAATAAATGCGGCGGCTGCAATTGGTGTAAACCCATTCTCTAGCACAAAATCCTTTAACTCAATTAAAGCATCGTCAAAATCTCTATTTCCATATACTGCAAGCAATGCTACCGGAGCTTGGTTTGCTTTAAATTTCTTTAAATGCTCTAAAGCTAAATCTGGTACACGACCGCCATATACCGGAATTCCTATAATTGTAAGCTCATGCTCAATTTTTACATTTTCGGATGCTCTAAAAGCCAAAGGAGTTAAATCAAACTCATTTATTTGCTGTGCTCCTAATTCCTGACCAATGATTTTAACAATTTCTTTACTGGTTCCGGTTGGAGAAAAATAGATTAAGTTAACTGCTGGTAAATTCATGTTTTGTTCTTTATTCTTAATATTTGATATAAAGGTAAAAACAATAGTTGAAAATATTAGTTTTAGCTAACATATTACATCGGTAATCCAATAAATAAAAAATCTTCCTATTCTAAAACAGAATCGGAAGATTTTAAATTAACTAATTATATGTAGTACGTTTACATGAAGCCACCGCCACCTTGTGTTTCGTGCGTATCTCTTTGTTTTCTTTGTTTGGCTTTGTTTTTACCGCTACCAAAGCGGTACGAGAAACCAAGATATGCAGTTCTGCTTTCCCAGTGAAATTCTCCGGATTGAGTGTATGGAACCTCCGAATCGAATTTAAACTTCATTCCTTCGAAAATATCATTTACCCTAAAGGTTAAAGTTCCTTTTCCTTTCAATATTCTATAGCTTGCACCCGTATTAATCATCCACATTGGATCTACGTCGAACTGAAGGTCTTTTCCACCTCCGCGATACATGGCAAACAATTGAAACCTTAATTTTTTAGTAGCTGTAAAGCTATTGGATATCCTAACATTAAAGGAATTGTTTGTAATCTCTAAATTCTCTCCATTTGAAACACCTGTTTCTTTTTGAATATACAAATCGGAACTGGCATTCATCGACCACCATTTAAAAAATCTGTAATTGCTTGATATTTCCAATCCATAACGATCATTACTAT
This genomic interval from uncultured Marinifilum sp. contains the following:
- a CDS encoding DoxX family membrane protein codes for the protein MNNLRSLIWTGLRILFAVFIVVAGLQHFFKPDFFLPFVPDFLEYKIEIIYLSGLTEIVLGAFLISKKYSRVAALGIFVLMILFLPIHIWDVFSDTPAIGSQKAALIRLPIQFLFMALAWKIKQIAEVNNKLIE
- a CDS encoding EFR1 family ferrodoxin (N-terminal region resembles flavodoxins. C-terminal ferrodoxin region binds two 4Fe-4S clusters.), giving the protein MNLPAVNLIYFSPTGTSKEIVKIIGQELGAQQINEFDLTPLAFRASENVKIEHELTIIGIPVYGGRVPDLALEHLKKFKANQAPVALLAVYGNRDFDDALIELKDFVLENGFTPIAAAAFIGEHSYSTDSKPIAKNRPDEADALKAKQFAEELLLKIKNGQAKGFEVCDVPGNIPYKTKGQMPDIAPTTTEELCDLCGICADVCPVDVIDVTDKVLTNSKDCIRCCACIKACPTNARVFNNEFIDGVREKLFNNCSERKEPEFFM